In Tenebrio molitor chromosome 6, icTenMoli1.1, whole genome shotgun sequence, one genomic interval encodes:
- the Tbc1d15-17 gene encoding TBC1 domain family member 15, producing MGDDGSTNCMEIFSQDGVQLKTAQATFVSYLNLVGTVYITEYLNSNSKRCLEWKPNEITVDSDVQDQEWAVVKTQKRTRTHSESLPPESSIKPRFLKLNFSDIRSFKTSNKNRQLTIFDGKSEVICCFIFQHGSCDPLISNLRGMMKTIPAKRDKHLFIVIHEDNPEAAQLDKSFAELNIFQDSPTWWKVVKNFHDRPYETTFETFAKVTDFVYRSPDQRDIDEDQRELLHRSLTEYASSHSQGDYEVIAKVPELPERKDYPRGRPLNLEQWKNLQNHEGKLEDVEQIKLMIFRGGVAPNLRYEAWKYLLDYFPWDSTLTQRQQILCEKNEDYYNMKLQWKRMTRIQEDNFSDYRERKNLIEKDVNRTDRTLDFYAGDNNPNIQMLYDILMTYVMYNFDLGYVQGMSDLLSPILHLLKNEVDAFWCFVGFMNKLSSNFDVDQAGMKEQLQNLHTLLGFIEPQLVNYFDKHDSGNMFFCFRWLLVWFKRELSYEQVMRLWEVLWSGLPCENFHLLVCVAILETEKQTLIENNYGFTEILKHVNDLCGKLDMPAMLVKAEGIFHQIKEAEHLTDNIRVILGLPLVGTQPSTEEVTSISPDSPEEDPYEQVYDTMQHIVT from the exons ATGGGTGACGACGGATCGACCAACTGCATGGAGATTTTCAGCCAAGACGGTGTCCAGTTGAAGACGGCTCAGGCAACCTTCGTCAGCTACCTGAATCTAGTCGGAACCGTCTACATAACCGAATATTTAAATTCCAACAGCAAGAGATGCCTTGAGTGGAAACCCAACGAAATTACTGTAGACTCAGATGTTCAAGATCAAGAATGGGCAGTCGTGAAAACTCAAAAGCGGACCCGGACTCACAGTGAAAGTCTACCTCCTGAGAGCTCGATTAAACCTAGATTTCTGAAACTCAACTTCAGCGATATTCGCAGTTTCAAAACCTCCAACAAAAACCGCCAGCTCACTATTTTTGATGGCAAATCAGAAGTTAtatgttgttttatatttCAACATGGAAGTTGTGATCCCTTAATCAGTAATTTGAGAGGAATGATGAAGACAATACCAGCCAAAAGAGataaacatttgtttattgttatacATGAAGACAATCCGGAAGCGGCGCAGTTGGATAAGTCATTTGCtgaattgaatattttccaagaCAGCCCTACATGGTGGAAGGTAGTCAAGAACTTTCATGATAGGCCTTATGAAACCACGTTTGAAACATTTGCGAAAGTCACTGATTTTG TTTACAGAAGTCCAGATCAGCGAGATATCGACGAGGATCAGAGAGAGCTTTTGCACCGAAGCCTCACAGAGTATGCCAGCTCCCATTCCCAAGGAGACTACGAAGTAATAGCCAAAGTTCCTGAGCTCCCCGAACGAAAAGACTACCCCAGAGGTCGTCCGTTAAACCTAGAACAATGGAAAAATCTCCAAAACCATGAAGGTAAACTCGAAGACGTGGAACAAATCAAACTGATGATATTCAGAGGG GGTGTGGCGCCAAATCTCCGCTACGAGGCGTGGAAGTACCTGTTAGATTATTTTCCCTGGGACAGTACTCTAACCCAACGCCAACAAATACTCTGTGAAAAGAACGAAGACTACTACAACATGAAGCTGCAGTGGAAACGTATGACTAGAATACAAGAGGATAATTTTTCCGACTACAGAGAGCGGAAGAACTTGATAGAAAAAGATGTCAATCGAACTGACAGAACGTTAGATTTCTACGCCGGCGACAATAATCCTAACATCCAGATGCTTTACGATATTCTTATGACGTACGTTATGTACAATTTCGATTTAGGATACGTGCAAGGAATGAGCGACTTGCTGTCGCCGATTCTGCACCTCCTCAAGAACGAAGTCGACGCCTTTTGGTGTTTTGTAGGATTTATGAATAAACTT AGTAGCAATTTCGACGTAGATCAGGCCGGTATGAAAGAACAACTGCAAAATCTACACACACTCTTGGGATTCATAGAACCGCAATTGGTAAATTACTTTGACAAACACGATTCTGGAAATATGTTCTTCTGTTTCCGATGGTTGTTGGTTTGGTTCAAGAGGGAATTGAGTTACGAGCAAGTGATGCGGTTATGGGAAGTTTTATGGTCTGGATTGCCTTGTGAAAACTTTCATTTACTCGTATGTGTAGCAATATTAGAAACCGAGAAACAAACTctcattgaaaataattacggTTTCACGGAAATACTAAAA cACGTGAACGATCTGTGTGGAAAACTTGACATGCCCGCTATGTTAGTCAAAGCTGAAGGAATATTTCATCAAATTAAAGAGGCTGAACATTTAACTGATAATATTAGAGTCATTTTGGGACTTCCCCTTGTTGGTACGCAACCATCGACAGAAGAAGTCACCAGTATTAGTCCGGACAGTCCCGAAGAAGATCCCTATGAACAAGTTTATGACACCATGCAACACATTGTGACCTAA
- the LOC138132414 gene encoding serine protease inhibitor 28Dc-like encodes MWSYKTVIVSTVIPLLYGQLYFPDEKGGYMQMQSGAQSAPVLPSRSNLTELRGTTAYEKFVDKIISTGILKLTLAVEKALTASSPQGYDTIVYAPVSIAGALALVLLGSNGKTFDEISTFMGLTTGVDIHSKSQLVHEQFGRMLEKLQVTSGFDIGRQVNFATAIFVQNGYPIRQIYRHTAESVYDSEVLNVDFASNPNSAQQIINAWVSERTKGKINHILGESPSSATKVILASAMYFKAEWEKPFFDGSTKRRPFYTNGRNSKSEVMVEMMSNGGVFPYFKDRTLNCEIIGLPYKGNQTTMYVVVPNNSNKEKLRQLEANLNYTEIERLVSNVKYTGAIVLFPKMRIDTTIDLKKSLEMLGVKSLFNPKESNLALLSPGVGTPENNPVIGESLQNPISVSSTGNDVIIFSRNGEVVNCTQIFNPKSDVNTCEQVVNGTSRQEKVLYKKFGNKVGRRVDRRITPRIAETLDNIRQYLNQQENAEKFENPGLYADNVIHKVYMDITESGTEAAAATSFSLSRDGGRVTVRVDVPFFFFIMHEETKTMLFWGSVNIPTPNFK; translated from the exons ATGTGGTCCTACAAAACAGTTATTGTCTCGACGGTCATCCCTCTTTTGTACGGCCAGTTGTATTTCCCAGATGAGAAAGGTGGTTACATGCAGATGCAAAGTGGTGCCCAAAGTGCGCCAGTTTTACCATCCAGATCTAACTTAACAGAGCTACGAGGTACAACTGCCTACGAAAAATTTgtagataaaattatttccacGGGAATACTTAAGCTAACTTTGGCCGTCGAAAAGGCACTGACTGCTTCGTCACCTCAAGGCTACGACACCATAGTGTATGCACCTGTCAGTATAGCAG GGGCCCTGGCTTTAGTTCTTTTGGGATCAAATGGAAAAACCTTCGATGAGATATCGACATTTATGGGTTTAACAACAGGAGTTGATATACACAGCAAGTCTCAATTGGTCCACGAGCAGTTTGGGAGAATGTTGGAGAAACTGCAAGTAACTTCAGGTTTCGACATTGGACGTCAAGTCAATTTTGCTACGGcaatttttgtacaaaatggTTACCCCATCAGGCAAATATACAGACACACGGCCGAGTCAGTATACGACAGTGAAGTTTTAAACGTCGATTTTGCGAGTAATCCAAATAGTGCACAACAAATTATAAACGCCTGGGTTTCTGAAAGAACTaaaggaaaaataaatcatatctTGGGTGAGAGTCCGTCGAGCGCCACCAAAGTCATTTTGGCAAGTGCTATGTATTTTAAGGCCGAGTGGGAAAAACCATTCTTCGATGGTAGTACCAAAAG ACGTCCGTTCTACACAAACGGAAGAAACTCCAAAAGTGAAGTGATGGTGGAAATGATGTCGAATGGTGGAGTGTTTCCATATTTCAAAGACCGGACATTAAACTGCGAAATCATCGGTTTGCCTTACAAAGGTAATCAAACCACGATGTACGTTGTAGTACCGAACAATTCGAACAAAGAAAAGTTGAGACAGCTGGAAGCCAATTTGAACTACACGGAAATCGAGCGTTTGGTGAGCAACGTCAAATACACCGGAGCTATAGTACTCTTCCCGAAGATGCGAATCGACACAACGATCGATCTAAAGAAGTCTCTTGAAATGTTGGGGGTAAAGTCATTATTCAATCCCAAAGAATCAAACTTGGCGTTGCTTTCACCAGGAGTTGGCACCCCTGAGAATAATCCAGTCATCGGAGAATCGTTACAGAACCCTATCTCTGTCAGCAGTACCGGAAATGATGTTATAATATTCAGCAGGAACGGCGAAGTGGTGAATTGCACTCAAATTTTCAATCCAAAGAGTGACGTCAACACTTGCGAACAAGTAGTGAATGGTACCAGCAGACAAGAAAAAGTCTTGTATAAGAAGTTTGGCAATAAAGTCGGCAGGAGAGTGGACAGGAGGATCACTCCAAGGATTGCGGAAACTTTGGACAACATCCGACAATATCTGAACCAGCAAGAAAATGcggagaaatttgaaaatccaGGGTTGTACGCGGACAATGTTATCCACAAAGTGTACATGGATATTACCGAGTCTGGCACCGAAGCTGCCGCTGCCACTTCGTTTAGTTTGTCGAGGGATGGTGGCCGAGTCACGGTTAGGGTTGATGTtcctttcttcttcttcataaTGCATGAAGAAACGAAGACGATGTTGTTTTGGGGGTCTGTCAACATCCCGACACCCAATTTTAAATGA
- the Mnn1 gene encoding menin, translating into MAGIREIDKALFPIKNISSVIQLFKNQLEDACEPDLALLSIVAGAVENSLTCRSNAGLQVCEPVEPTSLPVLEFHTIESLYSKFHTIMKSAVESNKGFKSYATRELVKKVSDVVWNSLTRSYYKDRAHLQSLYSYLTGSKLDCFGVAFAVVAGCQTLGYADVHLALSEDHAWVVFGERGTETAEVTWHGKGNEDKRGQEIGKGVSARSWLYVNNKPVICTRHMEVAALVSAINPSLNATHDAFEVALLQQELLWLLYDLGHLKKYPMAIGNLGDLEEIAPKEGRTACSVLFEEAISSARTYYNNQHVYPYTYQGGYFYRNKMYKEAFESWANASDVIRLYNYSRDDEEIYKEFLEIANELIPHIMKVESSGFSANTILKKPECFANLLRFYDGICQWEEGSATPVLHIGWAKPLVNTISKFDSEVRAQVDIVCGKPEDDTNKRANGGYFNNNNYEKENGTNESALLSSIGSRPLREDQSTSNFHPSIEALTAACSEKILNPDYLLQGDGSPFVGGDDAIPLEKENGKPSTSKQEVEEKKEETIPKVEEKEEQKENKRPTIILHSQKMKELKDLLLAEKLNTHAISLHLTAQSQVQVGKKGRSDSDGGIRPKRARRE; encoded by the exons ATGGCGGGTATTCGTGAAATAGACAAAGCGTTATTTCCGATAAAGAATATATCATCAGTTATCCAGTTATTCAAGAATCAGTTGGAAGACGCGTGTGAACCGGATTTAGCTTTACTATCAATAGTCGCCGGCGCTGTCGAGAACTCGTTGACATGCCGGTCGAACGCGGGATTACAAGTATGCGAACCAGTGGAACCAACAAGTCTCCCAGTTTTGGAATTTCACACGATCGAGTCCCTATACAGTAAGTTCCACACGATAATGAAAAGTGCCGTCGAGTCCAACAAGGGCTTCAAGTCTTACGCTACGAGGGAACTTGTCAAGAAAGTTTCAGACGTAGTTTGGAATTCGCTAACGCGCAGCTATTACAAAGACAGGGCCCATTTACAAAGTTTGTACAGTTACTTAACAGGTAGCAAATTAGATTGTTTCGGTGTGGCTTTCGCTGTCGTCGCCGGGTGCCAGACGCTGGGCTACGCAGACGTGCACCTGGCCCTGTCCGAAGACCACGCGTGGGTCGTTTTCGGCGAAAGGGGCACCGAAACAGCGGAAGTCACGTGGCACGGTAAAGGCAACGAAGACAAGAGGGGCCAAGAAATTGGGAAAGGTGTCTCAGCTAGGTCATGGTTATACGTAAACAATAAACCAGTGATATGTACAAGGCATATGGAAGTCGCTGCTCTAGTATCAGCCATTAATCCTTCTCTCAACGCCACGCATGACGCTTTCGAGGTGGCTCTGTTGCAGCAAGAACTGTTGTGGCTGTTGTATGATCTGGGGCATCTAAAGAAATATCCAATGGCAATTGGAAATCTCGGGGACTTGGAAGAAATCGCGCCAAAAGAGGGAAG GACAGCTTGTAGCGTTTTATTTGAAGAGGCCATATCGTCTGCACGTACCTATTATAATAACCAACATGTATATCCTTACACTTATCAGGGAGGTTACTTTTACCGTaacaaaatgtacaaagaaGCTTTTGAGAGCTGGGCAAATGCCAGTGATGTTATTAGATT GTATAATTATTCACGGGACGACGAAGAGATTTATAAGGAATTCTTAGAGATAGCGAACGAACTAATACCTCACATAATGAAAGTAGAAAGCTCAGGTTTCAGTGCAaatacaatattaaaaaagccTGAATGTTTTGCGAATTTGCTGCGATTCTATGACGGAATATGCCAATGGGAAGAAGGAAGTGCCACCCCAGTCTTGCACATAGGATGGGCCAAACCCCTGGTGAATACAATCTCAAAATTCGACTCTGAAGTGCGAGCCCAAGTGGACATAGTATGCGGGAAGCCGGAGGATGACACAAATAAGAGGGCGAACGGAGGTTActtcaacaacaacaattacgAAAAAGAAAACGGAACGAACGAAAGCGCCCTGCTGAGTTCGATCGGGTCCAGACCGCTCAGAGAAGATCAATCGACGTCGAATTTTCATCCTAGCATCGAAGCGTTGACCGCTGCCTGCTCGGAGAAAATTCTAAATCCTGATTATTTACTGCAAGGTGACGGTTCTCCCTTTGTCG GCGGTGACGACGCTATTCCTTTGGAGAAGGAAAACGGCAAGCCGAGCACGTCGAAGCAAGAGGTCGAGGAGAAGAAAGAAGAGACGATACCGAAGGTGGAAGAAAAGGAAGAacagaaagaaaataaacgcCCGACAATCATCCTCCACAGTCAAAAGATGAAGGAACTGAAGGATCTTCTGCTGGCGGAAAAATTGAATACTCACGCAATATCTCTACATTTGACGGCGCAATCTCAAGTACAAGTCGGAAAGAAAGGTAGGAGCGATTCGGACGGTGGGATCAGACCCAAGAGGGCCAGGCGGGAATAG
- the ND-B14.5B gene encoding NADH dehydrogenase [ubiquinone] 1 subunit C2 has translation MATGPKIATSPLEILTNDGTREPPIVNKYWGPVVGGGAALVVTLLTNWATKKPFMSGLQLHVLGVAAGATIGKIVDDYRNDFLAERDAVFRHYIELHPEDFPEFDRKKYAEVLQPWVPIR, from the exons atggcgACTGGTCCAAAAATTGCTACTTCCCCTCTCGAAATACTAACGAACGATGGAACAAGAGAGCCCccaattgttaataaatattgGGGACCAGTAGTTGGTGGAGGCGCAGCTCTTGTTGTCACTTTACTGACGAATTGGGCCACGAAAAAACCATTTATGAGCG GTCTACAGCTTCACGTTCTCGGAGTAGCAGCAGGTGCGACCATCGGAAAAATCGTCGACGATTACAGAAACGACTTTTTAGCAGAGAGAGATGCTGTATTCAGACATTACATAGAATTGCATCCTGAAGATTTTCCTGAATTTG ACCGCAAAAAGTATGCTGAGGTGCTGCAGCCCTGGGTCCCCATTCGTTGA
- the LOC138132415 gene encoding coiled-coil domain-containing protein 134-like has product MKSFHIILVLFVINFCVAEPNEPEIAEQVYKKLFKLQRAEQLEAIKSFQKISNYEKQYSMIMLMAEKVFTVVQDSRATIEASPYIPGVSDFPLDDRIKDALSNILENIALFSDIILRFPDISVSVLKTNNNWDVLLQWGIAFCNQVRYLLDDSTIKALSLASQELNHVERGANYVNPYKKQGPQNVNDVPLSKNKKKKKEIKKGPRLSSHSEL; this is encoded by the exons ATGAAAAGTTTCCAcattattttagttttatttgttattaatttttgtgttgctGAACCGAACGAACCCGAAATAGCAGAACAAGTCT ataagaaattatttaaactacAACGAGCCGAACAACTGGAAGCTATCAAGAGTTTTCAGAAAATCTCAAATTATGAGAAACAGTATTCAATGATAATGCTTATGGCAGAAAAAGTATTCACCGTCGTCCAAGACAGTCGCGCGACAATCGAAGCTTCACCATACATCCCTGGTGTGTCAGACTTCCCCCTAGATGATAGGATCAAAGATGCCTTATcaaatattttggaaaatattgcTTTATTTTCTGATATCATTTTACGATTCCCAGACATATCTGTATCAGTATTAAAGACCAACAATAACTGGGATGTGCTACTGCAATGGGGTATTGCATTCTGCAATCAGGTTAGGTACCTTTTAGATGATAGTACAATTAAAGCCTTGTCTCTGGCCAGTCAAGAACTCAACCATGTTGAAAGAGGGGCAAATTATGTTAATCCATATAAAAAGCAAGGCCCACAGAATGTGAATGATGTTCCTttgagtaaaaataaaaagaagaaaaaagaaatcaaaaaggGGCCACGACTGTCTAGTCACTCAGAGCTGTAG
- the Cda4 gene encoding chitin deacetylase 1: MNDQQEGTRRGKCSRQQRCGQLVYCAAGKMAKFLLKSCHILVLISVLCLSATVRSQNDRKAKDDKKNEEFECPQGVGNGNFADPATCRRFYQCVDGFPYLNRCPSGLFFDDISKFCTFKNEARCGPIASTPAPITEPPTDLALKCNRAECVLPYCFCSKDGTLIPGDLDPEDTPQMILLTFDGAINLNNYDHYRKVFNKKRQNPNGCDIRGTFFISHEYSNYQMIQRLANEGHEMGTETISLQMGLQDKGYEEWVGEMIGMREILRHFSNISKSEVVGMRAPFLKPGRNTQYKVLEDFGYIYDSSIGAPPLAVPVWPYTLDYKIPHECKSGTCPTKSFPGVWEIPLNAHYVEGYEGGHCPYLDQCVLHNHDAQEVFEWLQEDFNRHYEQNHAPYMMPFHTNWFSIKELEQGLQKFLDWAVTLPDVWFVTGTQALTWMTDPKTLKELNNYEGWSCKNKANLPPKTCNNPNKCALNFKTPDLNFTDTRYLETCNDCPNQYPWLGDAEGSGIPGKDNYVPDNGRK, translated from the exons ATGAATGACCAGCAGGAAGGCACAAGAAGAGGAAAGTGCAGTCGTCAACAACGTTGCGGTCAGTTAGTGTATTGTGCAGCAGGAAAAATGGCAAAGTTCCTGCTAAAATCGTGTCACATATTAGTGCTAATTAGTGTACTGTGTTTAAGCGCGACAG TTAGAAGTCAAAACGACAGAAAAGCCAAAGACGACaagaaaaatgaagaattCGAGTGTCCACAAGGTGTCGGCAATGGAAACTTCGCAGATCCAGCTACTTGCAGAAGATTCTATCAG TGCGTAGATGGATTTCCCTATTTGAACAGGTGTCCTTCTGGACTTTTCTTCGACGACATAAGCAAATTCTGTACGTTCAAAAATGAAGCGCGATGCGGACCTATCGCTTCAA CACCCGCTCCCATCACCGAACCCCCAACTGATTTGGCTCTGAAGTGCAACAGGGCTGAATGCGTCCTTCCTTATTGCTTCTGCTCCAAAGATGGGACCCTGATCCCCGGAGATCTAGATCCAGAAGAT ACGCCACAAATGATCCTGTTAACTTTCGACGGTGCTATAAATTTGAACAACTACGACCACTACAGAAAAGTGTTCAACAAGAAGCGCCAAAATCCCAACGGTTGTGACATCAGAGGGACTTTCTTCATTTCGCACGAGTACAGCAATTATCAGATGATCCAGCGTTTGGCTAACGAAGGCCACGAAATGGGCACAGAGACCATCTC tCTGCAAATGGGACTGCAAGATAAGGGTTACGAGGAATGGGTCGGCGAAATGATTGGAATGAGGGAGATTTTGAGACACTTTTCGAACATCTCGAAGAGTGAAGTTGTTGGAATGAGGGCGCCGTTCTTGAAACCTGGTCGTAACACTCAGTACAAAGTCCTAGAAGATTTTGGTTACATCTACGACAGTTCCATAGGAGCGCCACCATTGGCGGTACCTGTCTGGCCTTACACCCTCGACTATAAAATTCCTCACGAGTGTAAATCCGGAACTTGCCCCACCAAGTCTTTTCCAG GAGTGTGGGAAATCCCTCTGAATGCGCACTACGTGGAGGGCTACGAGGGAGGTCACTGTCCCTACTTGGACCAATGCGTTTTGCACAATCACGACGCCCAAGAAGTGTTCGAATGGTTACAAGAAGACTTTAACAGGCACTATGAACAAAATCACGCGCCATACATGATGCCCTTCCACACCAACTGGTTTTCGATCAAAGAACTAGAACAAGGACTGCAGAAATTTTTGGACTGGGCTGTAACACT ACCTGATGTGTGGTTTGTTACGGGGACACAAGCTCTCACTTGGATGACAGACCCCAAGACTCTCAAAGAATTGAACAATTATGAAGGATGGAGTTGTAAAAATAAGGCCAATCTGCCGCCTAAAACGTGCAACAATCCCAACAAGTGTGCacttaatttcaaaactccGGACCTGAATTTTACCGATACGAGATATTTAGAAACTTGTAATGATTGTCCTAATCAGTACCCTTGGTTGGGAGACGCCGAAGGGTCTGGAATTCCAGGAAAAGACAACTACGTTCCTGATAATGGTAGAAAATAG